In Zingiber officinale cultivar Zhangliang chromosome 1A, Zo_v1.1, whole genome shotgun sequence, a genomic segment contains:
- the LOC122006368 gene encoding endochitinase A-like: MSCVHHLRYTLGDSSSISCCDVVVVRISDSVDSVVVDVVADAGTDVDDEESVGDYIEVAISQESLLPVTQSPKLDVNDISVGDCTLEAISQESSEPKSELLFDDEEVTTTFLEPPVENFYDALINDELRVEEDLLRAKEAEFLAALAPPPVSEGPTILAEVPSSSELHEAPGGSSRDLAAQILPDPASTIPSPAAVDVSSSAFTPLIELTSPVLDMLPAVAREHGLQQQVTELSSAEFSAAAKKQLETQIESLEAQFKLVTDLNQELTSKLGELKDNYEAELSEKLKALQLKENEVASLNSSLDLTKAEVAAREKELKTSQMALGEEWLHTRRSDPNPSTLGLLSEEERWAEAASLAEEEEEEAFVTLVQKPNLTKTSPFSDFFGTFVQTPLVPAPISLERASLISAPEKNDIPPAFSAPLALALPPLASRSRAKRTPCRRSSSNISPSAVESPSPVLPSIPSTSFSAPLVSAFPPIASSSSSLPPVSPIPRPLFKQALGLPSQLGRPSEPSSYGLLQLQGLLAESWSLGQEQLRGLSLPHRADRHSRQAIALLASSLQIDQLLVTKD; this comes from the exons GACTCCTCTAGTATTTCTTGTTGTGATGTTGTTGTTGTAAGGATTTCTGACTCTGTTGATAGTGTTGTTGTAGATGTTGTTGCTGAtgcaggtactgatgttgatGATGAGGAGAGTGTAGGAGATTACATAGAGGTAGCAATATCCCAAGAATCACTTCTTCCAGTTACACAATCACCTAAGCTAGATGTTAatgatataagtgtaggggattgtacATTGGAAGCAATATCCCAAGAATCATCTGAACCAAAGTCTGAGCTATTGTTTGATGATGAGGAGGTCACAACCACCTTTCTAGaacctccag TGGAGaacttctatgatgctttgatcaaTGACGAACTACGCGTGGAGGAGGACCTACTTCGTGCTAAGGAGGCTGAATTCCTAGCTGCTCTGGCCCCTCCCCCTGTAAGCGAAGGGCCAACTATTTTAGCCGAAGTGCCTAGCTCGTCGGAGCTTCATGAGGCTCcaggaggttcttctagggatcTTGCTGCGCAGATCCTCCCTGATCCTGCTTCCACTATTCCGTCTCCCGCAGCTGTTGATGTCTCCTCATCTGCCTTTACTCCTCTTattgagcttacatcccctg TTTTGGATATGCTCCCAGCGGTGGCtagagaacatgg GCTGCAACAGCAAGTTACCGAACTGTCTTCTGCCGAattttctgctgccgccaagaagcaacttgaaactcaaattgagagtctTGAGGCCCAATTCAAATTGGTTACGGACCTTAATCAAGAGTTGACTTCAAAACTTGGCGAGTTAAaagataattatgaagcagaGTTGAGTGAGAAGTTGAAGGCCTTGCAATTAAAAGAAAACGAGGTGGCATCTCTAAATAGTTCCCTTGATTTGACCAAAGCCGAGGTTGCTGCTAGGGAAAAAGAAttgaaaacctctcagatggc CCTTGGGGAAGAATGGTTACATACCCgccgatccgatcctaatccTTCTACTCTGGGATTGCTTTCAGAGGAAGAACGATGGGCAGAGGCTGCCTCACttgccgaagaggaagaagaagaggcttttgttaccttagttcaGAAGCCAAATCTTACTAAGACTTCTCCTTTTAGCgacttctttggtacttttgtacaAACTCCTCTTGTCCCAGCACCCatctctcttgagagag cttcCCTGATTTCTGCTCCTGAGAAGAATGATATTCCTCCTGCGTTTTCTGCtcctttggcattggccttgcccccCTTGGCCTCTAGGTCTCGAGCTAAACGGACGCCTTGTCGGAGATCTTCTTCAAATATTAGTCCTTCAGCTGTTGAATCCCCCTCCCCTGTCTTACCATCGATTCCATCCACTTCTTTTTCTGCTCCTCTTGTTTCTGCTTTTCCTCCTattgcgtcttcttcttcttctctacctcctgTGTCCCCCATTCCCCGACCTTTGTTCAAACAAGCTCtgggtcttccttctcaattgggacgacCCTCTGAACCGTCTAGCTATGGCTTGTTACAACTACAGGGCTTATTAGCTGAATCTTGGTCACTAGGTCAAGAGCAGCTAAGGGGTCTTAGTCTTCCTCATCGAGCTGATCGTCATAGTCGCCAGGCAATAGCG TTACTTGCCTCAAGTTTACAAATTGACCAGCTGCTCGTAACTAAAGATTAG